The following coding sequences lie in one Microcoleus sp. FACHB-672 genomic window:
- a CDS encoding DUF6999 family protein, whose amino-acid sequence MENLNYETVVSQQNAELTTTAEATEIYTPKPRDRRNPNTWDTLYLDGAIPVNPVAKAYMIQDLQSWTRNYLLIPIKLLANVMLAVIMTVKRLLPFQFNAYGLMHKSAAFFLNNFVSPAACYLIVRHICIGSNIINFLIDNGPDPTLEKSTLYPRTVDDLADSAFLEHDLILYNFVLDYNEAERANPQWLQQVKQRGINYDSIEPVTVEIDFHSRRWLRILDLESAIELFKVFYSLCLTSDEFARAVLSLQLDENIGVYIGRLTDDYDWHHVIANRHPLAPNSPFNAARDLFLHGIISEYLYRYLELRKQLSS is encoded by the coding sequence ATGGAAAATTTGAATTATGAGACGGTTGTGAGCCAACAAAATGCCGAACTCACAACCACAGCAGAAGCAACGGAAATTTATACACCCAAACCCCGTGATCGCAGAAATCCGAATACTTGGGACACGCTTTATTTAGATGGTGCAATTCCCGTGAATCCCGTAGCAAAAGCTTACATGATTCAGGATTTGCAAAGCTGGACGCGCAACTATTTGCTCATTCCCATAAAGTTGTTAGCCAATGTGATGCTGGCAGTAATTATGACGGTTAAGCGCTTGCTGCCGTTTCAATTTAACGCTTACGGGTTGATGCACAAATCGGCAGCTTTTTTCCTTAACAATTTTGTCTCACCGGCAGCGTGTTATCTAATTGTAAGACACATTTGTATCGGCTCTAATATTATCAATTTCCTCATTGATAATGGCCCTGATCCAACTCTAGAAAAATCCACCCTTTATCCTCGCACTGTTGATGATTTAGCAGACAGTGCCTTTCTGGAGCATGACCTAATTCTCTACAATTTTGTTTTAGATTATAATGAGGCGGAGCGAGCCAACCCCCAATGGCTGCAGCAAGTCAAACAGCGGGGTATTAACTACGATAGTATTGAGCCGGTGACGGTAGAAATTGACTTTCACAGCCGGCGTTGGTTGAGGATTCTGGATTTAGAATCTGCCATTGAGTTGTTTAAAGTATTTTACTCGCTGTGTTTAACCAGCGATGAATTTGCCAGAGCGGTTTTGTCGCTCCAACTTGATGAAAATATAGGAGTTTACATTGGCAGGCTCACGGACGATTATGACTGGCATCATGTCATTGCAAATCGTCATCCCCTTGCCCCTAACAGCCCTTTTAATGCGGCTCGTGACTTATTTTTGCACGGTATCATCAGTGAATATCTCTACCGCTATTTAGAGCTTCGCAAACAGCTAAGTTCTTAG
- a CDS encoding asparaginase, whose translation MTMGKRTQAAQLEVRLLREGIIESKHQVQAVVCDSRGRVLSVAGNAETAAFVRSALKPFQALAVLTTGTLERFGLTDKDLAIICSSHKGTIEQSRQAFNILWRADVDPSALQCPIPEGKRSRLEYNCSGKHAGMLAVSRQRNWPLTSYLQRNHPVQQLILTKVAELLRMPAAEFISARDDCGAPTYFMQLAQMASLYAQLASGSSLDMERIVRAMTHHPVMVAGEGEFDTQLMRLSEGELVSKSGAEGIQCIGRVGEGMGLAIKAIDGAKRAKYAVAIHLLKQMGWITPSMAEMLSESYTSLNDFMRLDVVGELSML comes from the coding sequence ATGACAATGGGAAAACGAACTCAAGCCGCACAACTGGAAGTCAGACTGTTGCGGGAAGGCATTATTGAATCGAAGCATCAAGTCCAGGCCGTCGTATGTGACAGCCGGGGGCGTGTCTTATCTGTGGCCGGCAATGCGGAAACTGCCGCCTTTGTACGTTCGGCCCTTAAGCCGTTTCAAGCCCTAGCGGTACTCACAACCGGCACCCTCGAACGCTTCGGCTTAACTGACAAAGACTTGGCGATTATCTGTAGCTCTCACAAAGGGACTATTGAGCAATCGCGGCAAGCTTTTAACATCCTCTGGCGAGCGGATGTTGATCCGTCTGCGCTGCAGTGCCCGATTCCAGAAGGTAAACGCAGCCGGTTGGAATACAACTGCTCAGGCAAACACGCCGGGATGCTTGCAGTCAGCCGGCAGCGAAATTGGCCGCTCACCTCTTATTTGCAGCGCAACCATCCTGTGCAGCAGCTGATTTTGACGAAAGTTGCCGAACTGCTGCGGATGCCGGCAGCCGAATTTATCAGCGCACGAGATGACTGCGGCGCACCCACCTATTTTATGCAGCTGGCGCAAATGGCGTCCCTGTACGCTCAGTTGGCGTCTGGCAGCAGTTTGGATATGGAGCGCATTGTCCGCGCCATGACGCATCATCCAGTCATGGTGGCGGGAGAGGGTGAATTTGATACCCAACTGATGCGCTTGAGTGAGGGAGAGTTGGTGAGTAAATCTGGCGCTGAAGGAATTCAGTGTATCGGCAGAGTGGGCGAAGGCATGGGTTTGGCGATCAAGGCAATCGACGGTGCTAAGCGGGCGAAATATGCCGTCGCGATTCACTTACTCAAGCAAATGGGTTGGATTACTCCTTCGATGGCGGAAATGCTTTCGGAGAGTTACACAAGTCTGAACGACTTTATGCGTTTGGATGTCGTTGGGGAACTCTCTATGCTTTAG
- a CDS encoding StlD/DarB family beta-ketosynthase, with the protein MYSAYINSIGKFLPGNPVSNDQMEDYLGKVGGRPSKVKNRILKSNGIQQRYYALDSQQNTTYLNSQMAASAVRDALSQIDLEPTAIDLLACGTSWPDLLVPGFASMVHGELPEFSPLETLSSQGVCCAGVAALKYATSQVQLGTKRAAFAVASELASRLFKHTNFEAEEAVKSGQPLSFDTEFLRWMLSDGAGAVLLQNHPNATGISLKIEWIELISHANAYPVCMYAGAEDATAQKSWMDYSSYVSAATAGAINLRQNIRLLDNVIKLGVEGWLKLIELGRVCPEDIDWLLCHYSSHFFRGQIVELLEKAGCMIPEEKWFTNLYTRGNTGCASIYLMLEELFHSGKLQPGQKIFCFVPESGRFTTAYMMLSVVDSSSGVGVAPVTSQPASTALFAAGKGESDMSMNFYETTPLESIKLGNEESSQAYLLRELAQVWLGFERQIRSVPVVRKLHRGEFTLEDYKALLRNLRPQVVEGARWIARAASNMIDFRLRSTFIGHAQDEHRDYQMLERNYTSVGGALDEIVNAEKNIGSEALSAFIFHQASRENPVDLIGSMFIIEGLGNQLAGQWAVQIKQTLGLRDEQVSFLAYHGTNDELHIGKLEALINAEWMTEEIARRIVKTAQVTARLYLLQLEEIH; encoded by the coding sequence ATGTACAGTGCTTACATCAACAGCATCGGTAAGTTTTTGCCTGGAAATCCGGTTAGTAATGATCAAATGGAAGACTACCTGGGTAAAGTTGGGGGACGCCCTTCTAAAGTTAAGAACCGAATTCTCAAAAGCAATGGTATTCAGCAGCGCTATTACGCTCTTGATAGCCAGCAAAATACCACCTATCTTAACAGTCAAATGGCGGCTTCTGCGGTGCGAGATGCCCTTTCTCAAATCGATCTAGAACCGACAGCAATTGATTTACTGGCTTGCGGCACAAGTTGGCCAGATTTATTGGTTCCGGGATTTGCGAGTATGGTACATGGGGAATTACCTGAATTCTCTCCTTTGGAAACGCTTTCTAGTCAAGGGGTGTGCTGTGCCGGCGTGGCTGCTTTGAAATATGCCACTTCTCAAGTTCAGCTAGGGACAAAACGGGCAGCTTTTGCTGTGGCGTCTGAATTAGCTTCTCGCTTGTTTAAACACACTAATTTTGAAGCAGAGGAAGCGGTTAAATCAGGACAGCCGCTTTCATTTGATACCGAGTTTTTGCGTTGGATGCTTTCGGATGGTGCCGGGGCAGTTTTACTACAAAATCATCCGAATGCAACAGGCATTAGTTTGAAAATTGAGTGGATTGAACTAATTTCTCACGCCAATGCTTACCCGGTTTGTATGTATGCCGGCGCGGAAGATGCCACGGCTCAAAAAAGTTGGATGGATTATTCCTCTTATGTATCTGCGGCAACAGCAGGGGCAATCAACTTACGACAGAATATTCGCTTGCTCGATAATGTCATTAAATTAGGCGTTGAAGGTTGGCTGAAGTTAATAGAATTAGGCCGGGTTTGTCCTGAAGACATTGATTGGTTACTCTGCCATTACTCTTCGCATTTCTTCCGGGGTCAAATTGTTGAGTTGCTAGAAAAAGCCGGCTGCATGATTCCGGAAGAAAAATGGTTTACAAATCTCTACACACGGGGCAACACCGGCTGTGCTTCTATTTACTTAATGCTGGAAGAACTTTTCCATTCTGGCAAGTTGCAACCTGGTCAAAAAATCTTCTGCTTTGTGCCAGAAAGCGGGCGATTTACAACGGCTTATATGATGTTGAGTGTAGTTGACTCGTCTTCTGGGGTGGGAGTTGCGCCTGTGACATCGCAACCGGCATCAACTGCCCTTTTTGCAGCCGGCAAGGGAGAATCGGATATGTCTATGAATTTCTATGAAACTACGCCACTAGAGAGCATCAAACTCGGAAATGAAGAATCCTCCCAAGCTTATTTGTTGCGTGAGCTAGCGCAAGTTTGGTTAGGATTTGAGCGCCAAATTCGTTCTGTGCCGGTGGTGCGAAAATTACACCGGGGTGAATTCACTCTCGAAGACTATAAAGCACTGTTGCGAAACCTCCGTCCTCAAGTCGTGGAAGGCGCACGATGGATTGCTCGCGCCGCTTCAAATATGATAGATTTCCGCTTACGTTCCACCTTCATCGGTCATGCACAGGACGAGCATCGCGACTATCAAATGCTTGAACGTAATTATACCTCTGTGGGAGGTGCCTTAGACGAAATTGTGAACGCTGAGAAAAACATCGGAAGTGAAGCGCTTTCAGCATTTATTTTTCATCAGGCATCGCGAGAAAATCCGGTAGATTTAATCGGCAGTATGTTTATTATTGAAGGTTTAGGAAATCAGCTTGCCGGCCAATGGGCTGTCCAGATTAAACAAACTCTGGGATTGCGAGATGAGCAAGTTTCTTTCTTAGCTTATCACGGCACGAATGATGAATTGCATATCGGTAAATTGGAAGCTTTAATCAATGCAGAATGGATGACGGAAGAGATTGCCCGCCGCATTGTGAAAACGGCTCAAGTAACGGCTCGTTTGTACTTGCTGCAACTAGAGGAAATCCATTAA